The genome window AGTTGCTACCATCATACTTGGAAAACATCACACCATAATTGCTGGAAGCATCTGCCCTTTGTTGCCATACAACATACAAATTTCCATTGTCATCGGCGGCAATCGCGGCATTGCTGGCAGTTCCGCCTGCGGGATTATTGGATAATGCAACCGGCGGAAACCAGGTTTGAAACGCATCATCGTATTGCGAATAAACGATCTGCCCGTTCGCATCCGGATCTGCCCAAATGACAAACAGTTTTCCATCACTTGTTCGGGCAACATGGCTGCCGTGATTGTAATACATCGCGGAATTGTTTACAACCGGGCCGGCAACTTCCGATGTGGTTATCTGGGAAAATGCAACGCCCACACAAAAAAGCAAAACAAACAATACTGCGGTAAATTTGGACATTATTACCTCCATTAAGTTGGTTATTTGGTATAAATTGGCATCAAAAAATGTTGAATTCGCTCAATAATGGTTCGAAATGGCAAGTCTTTAGAAATAATTTCGAGCCTGATATCGTTCAGCGCTTCAAAATCGATCAGCTCACGCGCGGTTTCGGGATGCGATGTGAGCACTATGGTTGGCACTAGTTGTCGCCGCGATTGCAGCATGCTGATAAATTCGTAGCCCGGCAGGTGCGGCAGCATCAAATCAACAATCAGCAAATCGAAACGGGTTTTATCGAACATTTCTGCGGCTTTCAGCGGATTTTCGTATTCCTGCACATCGTGGCCCGCTTTTTTCAACGCGAACCGCAACGCATTCCGGATGGTTTTTTCATCTTCGAGAATCAGAATTTTCATCGAACTTCCTTTAGTAG of Calditrichia bacterium contains these proteins:
- a CDS encoding response regulator, with product MKILILEDEKTIRNALRFALKKAGHDVQEYENPLKAAEMFDKTRFDLLIVDLMLPHLPGYEFISMLQSRRQLVPTIVLTSHPETARELIDFEALNDIRLEIISKDLPFRTIIERIQHFLMPIYTK